In Microbacterium pumilum, the following proteins share a genomic window:
- a CDS encoding ricin-type beta-trefoil lectin domain protein, translated as MRKALGLAVGAALLIAMAAPIPAVAAPSNGPGGTSEFRGVNWADPRDNYADDEVVPAGLSTADDYRTTYAKASNVVSEFRHELKANTVRLPINPSSVGTDWWNSYQGAIDAAARHGFKVILSYWEADNAKDGRVDSPPAFDAMWDTVVAKYGKNPHVYFEIMNEPFGYSLDEWVTVASGWLQDHHQVPRKRVIVSGTGYNDNVTGVGAAKALDGTLLSLHFYGFWASSTTEAEWKANLLPRIGEYGWRTIISEAGSPMTTGLNYGNHEGDVYTSYLGALTEVARDQGIGVVYWPGLRSGDAYTLTELTSNGNLEVTNESGLAQIQWGWGLLKKEQLNDRPPAPPGEPLVSVKHGVCVDVPGFSTTPGTTIGLWYCNGGGNQSFNWTSEKQLSIYGDMCVTPVGAVAVGSELMIADCTDAIEQQWEIRSDLTISSVAAPNLCWSTPQDQWGVALATCDSAAPTQQWTRG; from the coding sequence ATGAGAAAAGCACTCGGGCTCGCCGTTGGCGCAGCCCTCCTGATTGCGATGGCCGCCCCCATTCCGGCCGTGGCAGCCCCTTCGAACGGCCCGGGCGGTACGAGCGAGTTCCGTGGAGTGAACTGGGCGGATCCGCGGGACAACTACGCCGACGACGAGGTCGTACCGGCCGGGTTGAGCACGGCAGACGACTACCGCACCACCTATGCAAAGGCATCCAATGTCGTGTCGGAGTTCCGGCATGAGCTCAAGGCCAACACCGTGCGGCTGCCCATAAATCCCTCGAGTGTCGGGACCGACTGGTGGAACTCCTACCAGGGCGCAATCGACGCGGCCGCCCGGCACGGATTCAAGGTCATCCTCAGCTACTGGGAGGCCGACAACGCCAAGGACGGCCGAGTCGACAGCCCACCCGCCTTCGACGCCATGTGGGATACCGTCGTCGCGAAGTACGGCAAGAACCCCCACGTCTACTTCGAGATCATGAACGAGCCTTTCGGCTACTCCCTGGACGAGTGGGTGACGGTCGCCTCTGGCTGGCTCCAGGACCACCACCAGGTACCGCGAAAGCGCGTGATCGTATCCGGCACGGGCTACAACGACAACGTCACCGGAGTGGGTGCAGCCAAGGCGCTCGACGGCACGCTGCTCTCCCTTCACTTCTACGGATTCTGGGCCTCCTCCACCACGGAGGCGGAGTGGAAGGCGAACCTGCTGCCGCGAATCGGTGAATACGGGTGGCGCACGATCATCTCCGAGGCGGGCTCACCCATGACGACCGGCCTGAATTACGGCAATCACGAGGGCGACGTCTACACGTCGTATCTCGGCGCCCTGACCGAGGTGGCCCGTGACCAGGGCATCGGTGTCGTCTACTGGCCCGGCCTGCGGTCCGGCGATGCATACACCCTGACGGAACTCACCTCCAACGGGAACCTCGAGGTGACGAATGAGAGCGGGCTTGCACAGATCCAGTGGGGATGGGGCCTCCTCAAGAAGGAGCAACTCAACGACCGGCCCCCCGCCCCTCCCGGCGAGCCGCTCGTCAGCGTCAAGCACGGCGTGTGCGTCGATGTGCCCGGCTTCTCCACAACCCCCGGCACGACTATCGGATTGTGGTACTGCAACGGTGGCGGGAACCAGTCATTCAACTGGACGTCCGAAAAGCAGCTGTCCATCTACGGGGACATGTGCGTGACTCCGGTCGGCGCAGTCGCTGTGGGCAGCGAGCTGATGATCGCCGACTGCACCGACGCAATCGAACAGCAGTGGGAGATCAGAAGTGACCTCACAATCAGCAGTGTCGCGGCTCCGAACCTGTGCTGGTCGACTCCGCAAGACCAGTGGGGCGTAGCGCTTGCAACGTGCGACTCCGCCGCCCCGACCCAGCAGTGGACCCGCGGCTAG
- a CDS encoding LacI family DNA-binding transcriptional regulator: MIAQSCKTCSERRAGKAMGSLDQTDGSRRRPPSMQDVARHAGVSAQTVSRVANGMSNVEELTRERVLTSMRAVGYRPNGAARALKYGRFHTVGVIMFTLETLGNVRTLDAIATEAAAADYSVTLMPVPDPTLGAVSGAYRRLSEQSVDGVIIIFEASLLDRVEITLPPGLPVVVIDSNAGSGYAVVDTDQAQGARMATEHLLSLGHRQVWHIAGPTTSFSAGHRAESWRATLQRAGITPPPIVHGDWSTESGHRAMLKLVGERDLTAVFAANDQMALGAMKALHELGRLIPTDVSVVGFDDMDESRAFWPPLTTVRQNFREVGRVAMARLLAQIEAPDAAPQTTLIPTELMVRASTGPAPTLPGRPTATPAG, from the coding sequence ATGATTGCCCAATCATGCAAGACTTGCTCCGAGCGAAGGGCTGGCAAGGCGATGGGGTCTCTCGACCAGACCGACGGAAGCCGCCGCCGTCCGCCGTCCATGCAGGATGTCGCTCGACACGCCGGCGTATCGGCGCAAACGGTGTCACGCGTCGCGAATGGCATGAGCAACGTCGAAGAATTGACTCGTGAGCGGGTTCTGACTTCGATGCGGGCGGTCGGATACCGGCCCAACGGTGCTGCGCGCGCACTCAAGTACGGCAGGTTCCACACCGTGGGCGTGATCATGTTCACGTTGGAAACGCTCGGAAACGTCCGCACCCTCGACGCGATCGCCACTGAGGCGGCAGCAGCCGACTACAGCGTGACACTGATGCCCGTTCCCGATCCCACGCTCGGGGCGGTGTCGGGGGCCTATCGACGCCTGAGCGAACAGTCCGTTGACGGCGTCATCATCATCTTCGAGGCGTCGCTGCTCGATCGAGTGGAGATCACACTGCCTCCCGGGCTCCCGGTCGTCGTGATCGATTCGAATGCCGGCTCCGGGTACGCGGTCGTCGACACCGATCAGGCACAGGGGGCGCGGATGGCGACCGAGCACCTGCTGTCTTTGGGGCACCGTCAGGTATGGCACATCGCCGGTCCCACGACATCGTTCTCGGCGGGTCACCGCGCAGAGTCGTGGCGAGCGACCCTCCAGCGCGCCGGCATCACCCCGCCGCCGATCGTTCACGGCGATTGGTCGACCGAATCCGGCCACCGCGCGATGCTGAAGCTGGTGGGTGAGAGAGACCTCACCGCAGTCTTCGCTGCGAACGACCAGATGGCGCTCGGAGCCATGAAGGCGCTGCACGAGCTCGGCCGCCTCATCCCCACGGACGTGAGCGTCGTCGGCTTCGACGACATGGACGAGTCCCGCGCCTTCTGGCCCCCGCTCACCACGGTGCGTCAAAACTTCCGCGAAGTCGGGCGCGTGGCGATGGCGCGACTTCTGGCACAGATCGAAGCTCCGGACGCCGCACCGCAGACCACGCTCATCCCCACCGAACTGATGGTACGAGCGAGCACAGGTCCCGCGCCGACGCTTCCCGGGCGCCCCACGGCGACGCCGGCGGGCTGA
- a CDS encoding GGDEF domain-containing protein, whose translation MDEDGANALPVGLVRLRRSGEISEANRWFSEWVGTALDGIVGRSIDEFLVHAQEDLFPADVGPGPWVMLHAREHDRAVMVSRHRDGADDVLVIAEASERFRALTDLRRRYALADRTRTRLELVMDTSVAFSTASTEEHLAEILADSTARAYRAEESTVYLHEQDGTSAIAAGRDALGGRLDADSLIGLVSEPRQVVKVVDDEDGERLMTGLGSAMKAAGIRALIAAPLHHEEIDFGAFISWFHHERTFDDEAAPLAEALAGQAAQALATLRLQARLAHAATHDEVTGLPNRRLLETQMGEIVSATGCAVLFIDLDGFKSVNDRWGHQAGDRMLHDVAQRLLTGVRAGDLVARYGGDEFVVVCQISEPSVAVEITERILTLLRGDPTRPSTHQPLSASIGVAIAPPGSELVAEQVIRRADLAMYRAKTAGGNRIAFAED comes from the coding sequence GTGGACGAGGACGGCGCGAATGCGCTCCCGGTCGGCCTGGTACGCCTGAGACGGTCCGGCGAGATCTCCGAGGCGAACCGGTGGTTCTCAGAGTGGGTCGGAACCGCACTCGACGGGATCGTGGGCAGGTCGATCGATGAATTCCTGGTTCACGCACAAGAAGATCTGTTCCCTGCCGATGTCGGACCCGGCCCGTGGGTGATGCTTCACGCGCGTGAGCACGACCGAGCCGTCATGGTCAGCCGTCACCGTGACGGTGCGGACGATGTCCTCGTCATCGCCGAGGCATCCGAGCGGTTCCGCGCACTGACCGACCTGCGCCGCCGCTACGCACTGGCTGACCGCACGCGCACTCGGCTCGAGCTCGTCATGGACACGTCCGTCGCGTTCTCGACCGCATCGACCGAAGAGCATCTCGCAGAGATCCTCGCCGACTCCACCGCGCGCGCCTACCGGGCTGAGGAATCCACGGTCTACCTGCACGAGCAGGACGGGACCAGCGCGATCGCCGCCGGACGCGATGCGCTCGGCGGCCGCCTCGACGCCGACTCGCTCATCGGACTGGTCAGTGAGCCGCGACAGGTGGTCAAGGTGGTCGACGATGAGGACGGCGAGCGTCTGATGACCGGCCTGGGGTCCGCGATGAAGGCCGCCGGTATCCGCGCGCTCATCGCGGCGCCGCTGCACCATGAGGAGATCGACTTCGGCGCGTTCATCAGCTGGTTCCATCACGAGCGCACCTTCGATGATGAGGCGGCTCCGCTGGCCGAAGCTCTGGCCGGCCAGGCCGCGCAGGCGCTCGCCACCCTTCGATTGCAAGCCCGGCTGGCACACGCAGCAACCCACGACGAGGTGACCGGCCTGCCGAACCGGCGGCTGCTGGAAACTCAGATGGGCGAGATCGTGAGCGCGACCGGGTGCGCGGTGCTGTTCATCGACCTCGATGGCTTCAAGAGCGTCAACGACCGATGGGGCCATCAGGCAGGAGACCGGATGCTGCACGACGTGGCGCAGCGACTGCTGACGGGCGTGCGGGCCGGCGATCTGGTCGCCCGGTATGGCGGTGACGAGTTCGTCGTCGTATGCCAGATCTCCGAGCCGTCCGTCGCAGTGGAGATCACGGAGCGGATCCTCACCCTGCTCCGCGGCGACCCGACGCGCCCGAGCACTCACCAACCACTGAGTGCGAGCATCGGGGTTGCCATCGCTCCGCCCGGCAGCGAACTGGTCGCGGAGCAGGTCATTCGTCGCGCAGACCTCGCGATGTATCGGGCGAAGACGGCCGGCGGCAACAGGATCGCGTTTGCAGAAGACTGA
- a CDS encoding low temperature requirement protein A has protein sequence MSQRPPGRDRRPRILGVRTASEGDQVTTLELLFDLVFVFAFTQVTFLMSHGEPPASIAQGVVVLALLWWSWSSFAWLGNQAHANEGVLRAALIVAMAAVFVLSLTIPEAFHDLEGGLYAPIVFACCYAVVRIFHLSTYLVAAGSDAALRRQVLASLLTSALPSIVLLVIGALADEQWRLPIWGAAVVIDLLAIYVTSNIGGSWRVQSVAHFTERHRLVVILALGESIVAIGVGVSLDPITAQIVLGSVLAIGLSVALWWAYFPRIADDAEHLLEMTDGVARAKMASDGYTYLHLPIILGVIITAFGIEEVMGHLGEEHLGWVGASALGGGVALFLVATIAFWLRMSRRLLLARLVAAIVIAAAIPVWSLLPGLWSLACVFALTCTLAVFEAVTSFRTSPESNAHEHTT, from the coding sequence ATGTCGCAACGGCCGCCCGGACGAGATCGACGACCGCGAATCCTCGGTGTGCGCACGGCGAGTGAAGGCGACCAGGTCACGACGCTCGAGCTGCTCTTCGACCTGGTCTTCGTGTTCGCCTTCACCCAGGTCACATTCCTTATGTCTCACGGCGAGCCACCGGCATCGATCGCGCAGGGTGTGGTCGTGCTGGCGCTGCTGTGGTGGTCGTGGTCGTCGTTCGCGTGGCTGGGCAACCAGGCGCACGCGAATGAAGGCGTGCTGCGTGCTGCGCTGATCGTGGCGATGGCGGCGGTCTTCGTTCTCTCGCTGACGATTCCCGAGGCGTTCCACGATCTCGAAGGCGGTCTGTACGCGCCGATCGTCTTCGCGTGCTGCTACGCCGTCGTACGAATCTTCCATCTCTCGACCTATTTGGTCGCGGCTGGATCCGACGCAGCGCTCCGCCGCCAGGTGCTCGCGAGTCTTCTGACGTCAGCGCTGCCGTCAATCGTGCTGCTCGTGATCGGCGCGCTCGCCGATGAACAGTGGCGCCTGCCGATCTGGGGCGCCGCGGTAGTGATCGACCTGTTGGCCATCTACGTGACCTCCAACATCGGCGGGTCATGGCGCGTGCAGTCGGTCGCGCATTTCACGGAGCGGCACCGCCTCGTCGTGATCCTCGCGTTGGGCGAGTCGATCGTCGCGATCGGCGTCGGTGTCTCGCTCGATCCGATCACCGCGCAGATCGTCCTCGGCTCGGTACTCGCCATCGGTCTGTCGGTCGCGCTCTGGTGGGCGTACTTCCCGCGCATCGCCGATGACGCCGAGCACCTGCTGGAGATGACCGACGGGGTCGCCCGCGCGAAGATGGCCTCCGACGGCTACACGTATCTCCATCTGCCGATCATCCTGGGCGTGATCATCACCGCCTTCGGCATAGAGGAGGTCATGGGACATCTCGGTGAGGAACACCTCGGATGGGTGGGAGCGTCAGCGCTCGGAGGGGGCGTCGCCCTGTTCCTCGTGGCGACAATCGCGTTCTGGCTTCGCATGTCACGACGCCTGCTCCTCGCTCGGCTGGTGGCGGCAATCGTGATCGCCGCCGCGATCCCGGTCTGGTCGCTCCTACCCGGCCTATGGTCGCTGGCATGCGTCTTTGCGCTGACGTGCACGCTGGCCGTCTTCGAGGCGGTCACCTCGTTCCGCACCTCACCGGAATCGAACGCGCACGAGCACACGACCTGA
- a CDS encoding DUF7455 domain-containing protein: MDEPPVDIVDRHRANCIDAAPEYCDTCAGSGANVEAFVFAELPSGLSVTYCAHHGTIYLERLREIALVLIDHRHLVVA, encoded by the coding sequence ATGGATGAGCCACCGGTCGACATCGTCGACCGACACCGCGCCAACTGCATCGACGCAGCCCCGGAGTATTGCGACACATGCGCCGGCAGTGGCGCGAACGTCGAAGCGTTCGTGTTCGCCGAACTCCCTTCGGGGCTCTCGGTCACCTACTGCGCGCATCACGGCACGATCTACCTCGAACGGCTCCGCGAGATCGCGCTCGTCCTCATCGACCACCGTCACCTCGTGGTGGCGTGA
- a CDS encoding helix-turn-helix domain-containing protein, which yields MTVESQTVGRRERNKQEKLDRIRAAASELFALRGIDEVTTQQIADQADIGAGTLFLYAKTKGELLLLVQNAHYAEALDRGLVAADAIRDPLDAVMAIVRSIVECNRIQVENGRSYLREMAFGDPVDPRHGEALAIAARTGDAIAAVLRRDDRREEADAANLARVVSAIMFVSMAASANAALSVDDIMQDIRAQVSVVLFR from the coding sequence ATGACCGTCGAGTCACAGACCGTGGGACGTCGCGAGCGGAACAAGCAAGAGAAGCTCGACCGCATCAGGGCTGCCGCAAGCGAGCTCTTCGCTCTGCGCGGCATCGACGAGGTCACCACGCAGCAGATCGCGGACCAGGCCGACATCGGGGCCGGAACACTGTTCCTCTACGCCAAGACCAAGGGGGAGCTCCTCCTGCTGGTGCAGAACGCACACTACGCCGAAGCTCTCGACCGCGGTCTCGTGGCTGCAGACGCCATCCGGGATCCTCTGGATGCCGTCATGGCCATCGTGCGATCAATCGTGGAGTGCAACCGCATCCAGGTCGAGAACGGCCGCAGCTACCTGCGAGAGATGGCCTTCGGCGACCCGGTCGACCCCCGGCACGGCGAAGCCCTCGCGATCGCCGCGCGGACTGGCGATGCGATCGCCGCGGTCCTTCGCAGGGATGATCGGCGAGAAGAAGCGGATGCTGCGAACCTCGCCCGGGTCGTGTCGGCCATCATGTTCGTCAGCATGGCCGCGAGCGCGAACGCCGCCCTCAGTGTCGACGACATCATGCAAGACATTCGTGCGCAGGTCAGCGTCGTTCTGTTCCGATGA
- a CDS encoding alpha/beta hydrolase — protein MNESDVSAPSPITSYADAPTRTLTASGTTFAYRELGPRGGVPVVFLVHLAATLDNWDPRIIDPIAKTRHVITFDNTGVGASSGQVPATIEAMADDAYTFIAALGFDRIDVFSFSMGGMIAQDLVLRHPDLVRRLVLTGTGPRGGKDMDKVVGTTYWDLLRATLTRSDPKEFLFFNRNDTGKRAAKAFIARLHERTVDRDKPITTRAFRTQLKAIRDFGRSAPSDLSQLTLPTLIANGDNDRMVPSVLSEDLHRRIKGSELIIYPDSGHGGIFQFHANFAPIAANFLSP, from the coding sequence ATGAACGAGTCAGACGTCTCGGCACCCTCCCCCATCACGTCGTACGCGGACGCGCCCACCCGCACGCTCACTGCCTCGGGGACGACATTCGCCTACCGCGAGCTCGGCCCGAGGGGCGGCGTCCCCGTGGTGTTCCTCGTGCACCTCGCCGCGACCTTGGACAACTGGGACCCGCGCATCATCGACCCCATCGCGAAGACTCGCCACGTGATCACGTTCGACAACACGGGCGTCGGTGCCTCCAGCGGGCAGGTCCCGGCCACCATCGAGGCGATGGCTGACGACGCGTACACGTTCATCGCAGCGCTCGGCTTCGACAGAATCGATGTCTTCTCGTTCTCGATGGGCGGCATGATCGCCCAAGACCTGGTGCTCCGGCACCCCGATCTCGTTCGCAGGCTCGTTCTCACGGGCACCGGACCGCGGGGCGGCAAGGACATGGACAAGGTCGTCGGCACGACCTACTGGGACCTGCTCCGTGCGACGCTCACCCGGTCGGACCCGAAGGAGTTCCTGTTCTTCAACCGCAACGACACCGGCAAGCGCGCGGCGAAGGCGTTCATCGCCCGACTGCACGAGCGCACCGTCGACCGCGACAAGCCGATCACCACCCGCGCGTTCCGGACCCAGCTGAAAGCGATCCGGGACTTCGGCCGTTCCGCACCATCAGACCTGTCCCAGCTGACGCTGCCCACGCTCATCGCGAACGGCGACAACGACCGCATGGTGCCCTCCGTGCTCTCCGAGGACCTGCATCGCCGCATCAAGGGATCGGAACTGATCATCTACCCGGACTCCGGTCACGGCGGCATCTTCCAATTCCACGCGAATTTCGCCCCGATCGCCGCGAACTTCCTCTCCCCCTGA
- a CDS encoding NADP-dependent oxidoreductase produces MRAFVVSKYGQPLQEAEVAEPTVGPADVLVRIEAASVNHLDERIRLGAFRRILPYRLPVILGHDLAGTVIAVGANVRGFRPGDEVYARPSEARIGTFAERIAVAEGDLALKPVSISMAEAGSLPLVALTAWQALVERGKVGPGQKVLIHAGAGGVGSIAIQLAKHLGASVATTVSASNADFVRGLGADIVVDYRSEDFEQLLSGYDLVLDSLGGEVLEKSLGILKPGGRVIGIAGPPDPAFARRSGVNAPLRWAIAALSAKIRSRAKKLGVTYEFLWMRASGDQLREIATLSDRGVLRPILGKVVAFEQTPRALRSLAQGGIRGKAVLIGARPAVGQGQGTIYQESQKS; encoded by the coding sequence ATGAGAGCATTCGTCGTCAGCAAGTACGGACAGCCGTTGCAGGAAGCGGAGGTCGCCGAGCCGACCGTGGGGCCGGCCGACGTGCTCGTCCGCATCGAGGCTGCGAGCGTGAATCACCTCGATGAGAGGATCCGGTTGGGTGCGTTCCGGCGGATACTGCCCTACCGGCTGCCCGTGATCCTGGGCCACGACCTCGCGGGGACGGTCATCGCCGTCGGGGCGAACGTGCGCGGATTCAGGCCCGGTGACGAGGTCTACGCCCGCCCTTCGGAGGCACGGATCGGCACGTTCGCGGAGCGCATCGCCGTCGCGGAGGGAGACCTCGCACTCAAGCCTGTCTCGATCAGCATGGCAGAGGCGGGTTCGCTGCCGCTTGTGGCACTCACGGCATGGCAAGCCCTCGTCGAACGCGGCAAGGTCGGGCCCGGCCAGAAGGTCCTCATCCACGCCGGGGCGGGCGGCGTCGGTTCGATCGCGATCCAGCTCGCCAAGCACCTCGGTGCATCCGTCGCCACGACGGTAAGCGCGTCGAACGCCGACTTCGTGCGTGGACTGGGCGCGGACATCGTCGTCGACTACCGTTCGGAGGACTTCGAACAGCTGCTGAGTGGCTACGACCTCGTGCTGGACAGTCTCGGCGGCGAGGTCCTCGAGAAGTCACTCGGCATCCTGAAGCCCGGCGGCAGGGTGATCGGTATCGCCGGACCGCCGGACCCCGCGTTCGCCCGCCGGTCCGGTGTGAACGCGCCGTTGCGCTGGGCGATCGCCGCACTGAGCGCCAAGATTCGCTCCCGGGCGAAGAAGCTCGGTGTCACATACGAATTCCTCTGGATGCGTGCGAGCGGTGACCAGTTGCGCGAGATCGCGACTCTCAGCGACCGCGGCGTGCTTCGCCCGATCCTCGGCAAGGTCGTTGCGTTCGAGCAGACACCACGAGCCCTCCGGTCGCTCGCCCAAGGCGGCATCCGCGGCAAAGCCGTCCTCATCGGCGCGCGTCCAGCGGTCGGTCAGGGCCAAGGGACGATCTACCAGGAGAGCCAGAAGTCATGA
- a CDS encoding alkaline phosphatase family protein, with protein sequence MSTPDRSQALDHLVVVMFENRSFDNLLGRLYEPGEVESFEGVIGKDLSNPIPDWAEHGAEHRSVAYGIAENMDTPNPDPGEEYQHVNTQLFGGIDPQSNRGVLAENMTAPFNLPADPGTPTMDGFVADYISAYTAETGAQPTYDVYSQIMRGYTPEQMPVLSAIARGFATFDHWFAEVPSQTFTNRSFFHAATASGLVVNAPYKNFPFINTGETIFERLEAHGQTWNVYVDPPAIAPFTGLIHGARLKHRFATNFVTTDQFYADAANGNLPTYSFIEPNLLHSHNDMHPPINALMPGLEFDAPSSLLGGEALLARIYEAIRSSSSESGSNWWNTLFMIVFDEHGGTYDHVPPPAATPPDPTVAGQYGFRFDRLGVRLPAIAVSPWIDEHTVVNDVHHHTSVIRTLRERWDLGDPLTQRDADAPDLAPLLTRETPRPPAEWPDVHPQPVPEFDEALVPLDKPLSPLAKAVVGGGAALARNLDPTAPDIPNVDQLDGAHALAALRATVGHLFPLLQAPSEES encoded by the coding sequence ATGTCCACTCCCGATCGCAGCCAGGCGCTCGACCACCTCGTCGTGGTGATGTTCGAGAACCGTTCTTTCGACAATCTGCTGGGCCGCCTCTACGAACCTGGAGAGGTGGAGTCGTTCGAGGGCGTCATCGGCAAGGACCTCAGCAATCCGATCCCCGACTGGGCGGAACACGGCGCGGAGCATCGCTCGGTCGCGTACGGCATCGCCGAGAACATGGACACCCCGAACCCGGATCCCGGTGAGGAGTATCAGCACGTCAACACCCAGCTGTTCGGCGGAATCGACCCGCAAAGCAATCGCGGAGTGCTCGCCGAGAACATGACGGCGCCATTCAACCTCCCCGCCGATCCGGGCACTCCCACGATGGACGGGTTCGTCGCCGACTACATCAGCGCGTACACGGCCGAGACCGGCGCCCAGCCGACGTACGACGTGTACTCGCAGATCATGCGCGGCTACACCCCGGAGCAGATGCCAGTGCTCTCGGCGATCGCCCGGGGCTTCGCGACCTTCGATCACTGGTTCGCGGAAGTGCCCTCGCAGACATTCACGAACCGGTCGTTCTTCCACGCGGCCACCGCGTCCGGGCTCGTCGTCAACGCCCCTTACAAGAACTTCCCCTTCATCAACACCGGAGAGACGATCTTCGAGCGGCTCGAGGCCCATGGCCAGACCTGGAACGTCTACGTCGACCCGCCCGCGATCGCGCCCTTCACCGGACTCATCCACGGTGCCCGCCTGAAGCACCGCTTCGCGACCAACTTCGTCACCACCGATCAGTTCTACGCGGATGCCGCGAACGGCAACCTGCCGACGTACTCGTTCATCGAGCCCAACCTGCTGCACAGCCACAACGACATGCACCCGCCCATCAACGCGCTGATGCCCGGACTCGAGTTCGACGCACCCTCCTCCCTGCTCGGCGGAGAAGCTCTGCTGGCACGGATCTACGAGGCGATCCGCTCCTCGTCGTCCGAAAGCGGCTCCAACTGGTGGAACACCCTGTTCATGATCGTGTTCGACGAGCACGGCGGCACCTACGACCACGTGCCGCCCCCCGCCGCCACACCTCCCGACCCGACCGTCGCAGGCCAGTACGGCTTCAGATTCGACAGGCTCGGCGTTCGGCTTCCCGCCATTGCGGTGTCGCCGTGGATCGATGAACACACCGTGGTCAATGACGTGCATCACCACACGTCGGTGATCCGAACCCTGCGGGAACGATGGGATCTCGGCGACCCGCTGACACAACGCGACGCGGACGCCCCCGACCTGGCCCCACTGCTGACCCGGGAGACACCCCGTCCACCCGCAGAGTGGCCCGACGTGCATCCCCAGCCAGTGCCCGAGTTCGACGAAGCACTGGTTCCGCTCGACAAGCCGCTCTCCCCGCTGGCGAAGGCCGTCGTCGGCGGAGGAGCCGCACTCGCACGCAATCTCGACCCGACGGCGCCAGACATCCCCAACGTCGACCAACTCGACGGCGCCCACGCACTCGCGGCCCTGCGTGCCACGGTCGGTCACCTCTTCCCACTCCTTCAGGCACCGAGCGAGGAGAGCTGA